The segment ATGGCTGGtaagagaaatatttttgtgtgtgttttataaCTATAATAACGTACCGATTAAAAATACTTCAGAATACCAaggatttgttaaaaaaaataatttggtcgTAAAACCGTCGAGTGGCGGCGCCGGAACGCTGCTCGCTCATCGTCgccagcgctcctggcggcgctCGCGACAACCTCCCACCGCCAGCGCTCCTGGATGCGGTCTTGGGAACCAAACGCTGTCAGCTGGAGACGGCTGTGTTTTGCGGGCAACGACGTCTTTTCGCGCCaattaaggtgggtttacgattgaaaattaagaattaagacttaagacttagtcgtgtacttaccatatgactctatgtaaactagtggaatggtttatgattgtcgtgtgtgaattttgacgggtcttGTGCGAACCtaatgatgacttaagacttaacagaaatggttatattttatatttttcgttaagacttaagggaagcgaccaatcacaacaaaccggaacctttcaaccggaagtttatgtcttattattggaccgagcgaggcagtatgtattttgggttagaattcgtatatttgtcatttgtaatcatcatccatttcgaaaaatagatatcccatttgtcaataacctatttcaaacctgcatctccgtttcgaacaatggccgaccttgtgttgtgctgtgattggttagaattaacgacttctatgtcaatcataaactggaaaatgtagttttgacttaatcgtgtgctcgatgttaagttataattcttaatgaaatcaatcgtaaacccagctttagtgTTGTTCATACAGATTTGAACAATTTTAGAAATCACTTGAGAACGAAAATAACTTgacattatatttattatctgATGACACTCTACTGTCAAAGAACGGTTCTAAGGGAAATGAAAGACGAATAAAAAATTGAGTGCGTGTACGTAAgtacacgcgttagaagttatacttacttggcgtaataaaaactaactttaattgtgcatgcaaataatcaagataaataaaataataaaataataaacagaatGGAGTGATACTACTAATagggttggtaaagtataaattaaagaAACAATTGAATAAGTACttagtattcaaaattaatataaacacctgtataaaattaagtatttaatttagtaaaataattgaaatatatattttgattaaaaatgagaatctataaatatgctaaatgtttattcaattttattaataatttttttagtaactgataatgtatttatttataatgtaaataaattatacatacgggaaaataaacttatataaatacactcgaAAAATTTTATACACAATttctaacatttttaaaatttatattgaccagtattcaaaagcaatcactaaagtataatatataaaatcacatatataatttttatttttatctagcttttttattttttcatcctgtgaaaatttcgttggatggtgcgcgcgcatcgtaacaATTCACTCTTGTCATCATTtctttttcataacgcaccttaAAGTAGTAGGTATAACTTCGAAAATAATGCTTTGAATTGACtccattttcttggcttctgggtgtaggccgtgtcaggtaattgtcttgcgacgtttcggcagtcattgcagctgtcATCAtcaggtagacaaagtttgacTACTTGTCTTCTGCCTgttgatggcagctgcaatgactgccgaaacgtcgcaatacaattacctgacacggcctgcACCCAGAAGTCAAGAATATGCAGgcgatggccgtgaaagcctgcgctcTTCATTGATTTGACCTGTCATGTCTGTAGAGTGTAGGTAGTTCACGTGGCGTGCATGCAGAGTCGTGGAGGATAAAGGAGAAAGTAGAGGGCGGGAGTGGGGTGACCAAGTGGAAGAGACAGGCTCGGCAGGTTATTCGGAAACCCACTCAACCCAGATGCGTCTCTGCTACCGTCAGGTTGGCAGAGAGCTGAAAGAAGTGTTGTCATATGTTGAgcctaaaataaatatatttatggggCCCAATTGTTTTAATTAGGTCTGGAAAAATATTGCgagttgaaataaattttctgtaataaacaatcacttttaaaataattttcccaGTTTTCGTATGTAAACTGAGCAAAAAGGCGGAAGACTTTGAAGGTTTCATAAAGAAGCAAGGAGAAGACGAACAAACTGCAATGAACACTATGAATTAtcctttttcataaaaaaaaacacctttttacTCCTGGCTGTGCCTGTAGAAATCTTCCTTAGTTCAGAAATCACTTTTGATGAATATTTCTCTCCTTTTTTATGTCGTAGAATGTTAAAGAAGTTTACAGaacattccagaagaaataggtacttcaaaatctataTGCACCTGTGGACTACATCTAAAGGGATTTTGGTTGCCTCAAATTTTCACGACAGATATTTTCTAATAGTGGTAAAATGTGACACAGGTGTCCATAATCGCGTGAAATTATACAGCTTCAAAATAACGTTTAGTTAATACCAGGTGAGAAAAAAATTTTGCAACCcaacaacaaatgaaaaaaaaaagctatcggaataaatttacaggaaaattccgtatttaataataataacaagaTAATTAAGTAACCTACTCAACGTGTGAGATCGAGACTTAACGTCTAATCTAAATCAGGGTCATTAGATACAGAAACGTGAACGGCGTGTGTAGTTTTCACTGCGCGTGGTTGTTGACTGGACGGGCGCTAGGGGTGAAATGGTGGAAGCGCCGGgtacaagtatatatatatttttttccggtGCAGCTGCATCGTGATCGATACCAGCGCCACGTGGCGGCGGCCGGCGGCAACATAAGTACTGGATACGTGGTGCTGTGGCGTCGGGCGTCCCTCCGTCGATTGATCCGCCTTCTTCCCTTCCCCTCGCCCTCAAAGACGCAGTGCCTGTGCCAGAGCAAGGGCCTTTTGTTGAGGGCAGCCCCCACCAAATTAGCTATCACGTGGTCTCAGGTTGGGCAAAAACAGAATAAGACAAGATAAGACGCGACACAGTGCGATACCGCACGATGCCTCGCGTCAGCTTAACACCATACCTTCGTGACGTTATTTTTTCCTCCACATTATTAAAATCGGACTGTTGTGTGATACtcctttgaaaattatttatattaagtagACCTTTCCTGTGTTAAATAAACTAATTGAGTAAAATTCAGATAAAATactttacaagaaaatatttggatttgtgaaaaatttagaaatttagattttgtatgttatacatttattttaaagttatgtaATGTTAGTAAGTTGATATCAACTTTATAATAAGAATTATTTTGctgttttatacatttttatcacCAATCTACCGAACACTAACATATATTTTTGGAGTTATGCTTTTgggattataaataaaaaataccatcGTAATacgattattttaaataatacatagtgTACATAACACATTTTAAATGTGCTAAAATTTACATACTTACCTCATAATTAAGTAACAATTtttgtaatgtaatttttatgaCATCAAGTCCTTTTTATAGTAAACAGAATACAGGGTTTGACtattatatttacataaccaGGTTTTAAAGAAGAAAAACAAGGTTGATTATTCGTAATGTAATGAAGGAGACATATTATATATGGATCAAAAATATTTCGAAactttttggttaaaaaaaaaaagacatctgaAGCATTCATTCCTCCAATATTATAATTTGTCTTCTAGGTTAACTATCGCTTAAACTTAACATGGACAAGTACATGATGATATTATATTCAACTGGAGAGGAAATTGAAAGTTTTTCCGCTCACTAAATACACTTTTCTTCGAAAGTCCCGATGTCGGAAGTTCGTAGACACGTGCACTTACACAAAGTGACTATAGCAAGTGAGTTGTGAGATGACTCGTGTGTCTATatcctttgaatgattcttgcaatgatgAGTATTAATTAAAACCGTTATTTTGCACAAAAGAACATGCTGGTTTACGCTttatgtcacagagaaacctcAAGCACGGACAAAGTGATAAATGCACAAACGCACAGTAAACAATACAAAATCAGCCGACGTCAAGAGTTAAATGCTTATTCAGAACAGAGAATTTTGtaaaaggaaaattttgaaaaaaaaaaaaaaaaaaaatgttaagcacagacgaacacagtgggctgaccaTGCCGagacagttgcaaaaaaaaaaaaacacatcaaaaacGGCAAACAACAACCTGGTAAAAACATTGCGACAAACAGACGAatcaacgatgatactaaaagGATAACTACTGTCTAAAGTCACTACTGTGACTGTTTTGTGagattttagtgacttattccttTCACGGAAATCTCTTTACTGTCTGTGCATTGAACTGAtgtaggcttgttttctgtgtgtttgcgtattcatcTCTTGAGATTTCTCTATAACATCCAGTATACCTAGCAATgacgaatgtaaaaaaaaaaaaaaaaaaaaaaaaaaaaaaaaaaaactgtttaaactaGACTCGTGTGTCGTAGATCTACCATAAATCAACCAGAAAAATTATATTCTTAATAAATACTGTAAGTTATAACATACAGTCAACACTCGTGGACTTCTACGCACATGTGCAATAAATTCTGGTATATATTTATACTAgagacaaaaataaatatcaatgaATGAGAAATGGCGATCTAGTGTTATTTCAAGAAGTGTCATAGCTTAGATCAATTTTAGACAAAAGTGAGCGAAATGTAATCATGGATGCGGTAATGAAATATGGTGATTCTTTAGTGAATattacgagaatttttttttatgttaggagaggtttatttttatttctcaaaactCTTCACAACTAAAATAAACTCAGTCATTACTTTTCCAAAAGTAcatatttttacacgctttaagTATTTGTGCCTTCATTGACAGTCTActgtaaacattaaaaatgtaatacaGATGTAATATTCATACTTCGTATTTAATGATGTATGAAACAATATTCACGTTTAAATACACAGTCgttagcatttaaaatttaattttcagacAAACTTCTAAAGAAGCATtttataatgattatttttttgtgttacgTTGGACTGTGAGTCGTTATATTGTAACAATTTATGTGTGTGACATATGTCTGTATAAATACATAAACGTATTTCCAATCATCAACAATTTCATAAAGCCCGAATGCTTAGTGATTATTAATatctttaaatattatataacttACAACAATCAACACCCGCACAGTTATTggtatccattttttttaaaagagaaagaTGTGATAATGTCGTGGATGCTGTAGGGATAGTTCTGTGGTAACCATGAAATCACACTCAATTTTAATGTTTAGCGGACAAAACTAGAGGCCCAAGCAGGTACTTTTGGCAGGTTTGGACCTGATGAGGTCGATAGACAGCAAACAGTAAATGGCACCTTGAATGGAGTTATGGACCAGTTGGGTGGATGCTGGTCTTATACCTGTTCTTCAACGAGGCTGTCAGACAGAACTTGCAAGAGTGGTCGCCTTCAACAGGGCAGAGGTCTGGGCCAACAATGCTCGGCCAAAAATATAAAAGTACACATAAGTGAAATATCACGGTGGGTCCTATGACGTGAGCACATAGCCGGTCGGGCGCTTTGTGGTAGGCTCCTACAAAATTCACATTGCTATTTGGAGAAATGCTTAGAATGCATACGGTTGTAAATTTGAATGACACTATTATTGGATCATGCCTAGTTTAAGAGGCCCTGaaatacaagaaacaaaacaaCACTATCACAATATTCACATGATCCAATAAAATGCTGCCCAGAAAGAAGATAAAACGTGATAACCCAATAAAATAAAAAGCTTCCGATGTGTGGAGTCAAGCCTGGTAccagaaaataatatgaattttgcATGCCTATACTTATTTGCTGTTCGAGGTTCTTGCATGTGACTGGTCACTGCTCGTTGGCAATCCTTCCATACTGACGATGAAAGGAGGATGATGTGCCACCAAGTAGCTAGCCATCTTGGCAATGGCTGGAGTCCAAGATGCTCGAGGAAGTCTATGGTATCCCATGCTTCAACGGCCTGCCCGCGGCTACGAGATGCTGGTGGCACCCAATGTGGAGCAACCAGTGTTGGACCTCTGTGGCTACGAGTTGCTGGTGGCGCCCAATGTGGGGCAACAATTGTTGGACCTCTATGGCTACGAGATGCTAGTGGTGCACAATGTGGGGCAACCATTGTTGGACCTCTGTGGCTACGAGTTGctggtggcgcccaacgtggggcagcCTGCGTTGGACCCCCGCCGCTCGTTCCACCGGATGGCCGCATCCACGATCCCCGTGCCGCGGAAGAAATCCACGGCAACGATGTTGACGGTCTTGCCCCAGGAGCCCTTGTACCACACCGTAACATTGCGGTTCAcgctgtccgccatcttgcgCAGACCCCCCAGCGTGTCGAAGATCACCTGGCCCGCGCTGGGCGTCAGCTCAGCCATTGCTGCCCATGCTATGTTGTGGAACTGCCTGCAACAGCGCGCGATCATTCATAACTCACTAAGTCTGCTCCACACACAGTATCTAAGAAGCGCTGTTAAGCATCTTGAATCTAGTTACTGGGCTAGTAAAACTCTTATCGAGTTGTCGTTAACAGGACAATTTAGTCAGGACATATAAAATCCAGGTTTGTGGTTCAGtcaatggattagtgtaagagcATCCATTACACTCCAACCATTACATGATCCTAATAATCTGTATGTGGTTCTGTTCCGAGGAAACCCACTTGTTCATGACGAAGGCGAGGTAGTCGTGGAGCTTGTCCAGCGTGTCCACGTTCCCCCACTGCTGAGCCACGGCGGGCCACAGCCAGGTGCTGCCGTCCACCAGGCGCTGCTGGTTGTAGGACACGATGAGTCTCCTGCCAGAGCCCCACACCTCGCCCAGGGTCGACCTCCACGACAGGGCCTTGGGCGCGGCCAGGGACCCCAGCTGATCCTGCAGGTAGCCCTCCAGCAGCGCGTGGACCGTCAGGTTGGACCCGAACCCTGCAACGAGGAGCGTCCTGGTCACGCCGTGCACCTGCGGTGAAGATGGTTCACGAAGTTATGCACTCTCGTCAGAAGAGATGCCATAAGGTGGTTGAGCTTGGAAAAGCATGTGACACTCTTTCGTATACGCCAAATTTGGCTGCTTTTGATATTGGTAAACTGTTAATGTGAGGGACATGAAATCAAATAGAAACCCTCAGTTTAAGAAGTATCGAAGCATAGGCAACCGACATCTTTCAAGTGTGTAGCCAAGAAACACAtgctatttgcccgagtatgtagaggactCTCGAGTTTATCTTAGTGGACCAGAGAATTTCTTCAGGCTTAAGTAATTAGAGACGCAATTCaaggaaaatttggaataaaaTGGGACATCCTAGCATTTGAATTTTGAGGaactatataaaattataaatcagGAAGGTATAATCATGATCTATGCACTTCTGAATGCATATATAGTGTTTTTGTGCCACCTCGccattgaaaaaatatttaggttttaCACCCATTTCAAATACAGTTAGGTTTAAAGTGTATGGCCCCAAGATTACAGTGAGTTTAACAACTCTTACTTGTTGCACGAATCTGAAATACTAATTCATCATTATGGGGATGGACTCAATCGCTACTCCTTTTCTCACAACTGTGATGCCTTAGCACATAATCAAGTATTTGTACTGATTTTGTTGTTAGTTTTTGACAATGGTCTACTTGGAACTATTTAGCCAGGAAAAGACACAGAATAACAGGAAAAAAGGGTGCATATAAGATGATTCGTAAACGTTATGCAAACGACAGTGTAGTGGATCGCAGTACACAAGCATATACTTCTATTAGCATTTCTATAATTTAATTAGTGTATGGCCTGAAAACTTCTATGTTGAAGCTTAACAAAAGTGCCTCTTCTGGAGAAGTAAAATGTTGAGGAATGTGTTCAGTTATCCTCAtaccttaaaatatataaatacctaCTTTTGTCATATAAAATTCCATATCTTCTcagcattttcaaaatattttacttgtgaAAATTTCTTCCTGGGTTGAGAACTAGGTGTTTTATTGTACTTTCGCCTCTATACTGAAGAAGGTAATGGCCATATTCATGCCATTGCAATTAGTTGAGGTTCAAAACAGCCTCCGACCGATCATCATCAACGAGACAGTAATTGGAAAGTTCCCCTCCCCCCCTGATATCAATGTAGAGGCCCAGCTATGAGAGAAGGAAGCGCTCACCCACTGGGAACTCGTGAACATCGAAGATGACGATCTCGTTCGTGGCCAGCACGAACCTCTTGACATGGTCAACGAGCTGCTGCAGCGGGTGAATCCTGAAGAGCCCGTGGTTCACCCACCACTGGGGCTTCAGGTAAGGGTAGTACGCCACGCGCACGTCCAGGTACCGGATACCATAGATCAGCTGAGCAAGGATGTCCTCCTCCTGTGACACACCAGCGGCGCAGCGGAGCTGTTAGTCCGCGCatgtacgttctttgaatgattcttgcaaatgGGGAAGTCTGATTTAGAACAATTCCATGAACATACAACATTGTCGGATTATACTGGGTGAAATATTGATCTGCAAAGAGTCTTTCCCATTACTGCATGCTATTAGAGGATGAAAAGTCTGGCCAACTTATTTAGCAAAAAGTTAACTTTAGTACCTAAATCACAAGTGAGGCATTCTTAACCATACCTAAGTTTTCCTAATAGTTTATGAACAAACTAAATAATTGCACTCAATCAGAGGGAGGGGACCGGTGCGGATGGGATGGTATATCtcccacaaataaaaataaataatctttccaccaacaaaaggaaagaatttgaaagccaACAGAGAAAAAGAGGTTCTATCCCTACCTCCTACAGAAATGAAATTTTATGTACTCTCctgcattaaataataaaaatgacaaGTTTCATTATAGTGAGTGGTGAAATTAACTTTTTTCACAAAAAAGGGTGACTCCTTAAACATCCAAGTAAAACAACCTCACTCGGATATGGAGAGTTAAGAAGAATCATTGACACAGAAATGTGAATAAATAATATGCCTACGATATGCTTCTTGTGTGATGTTTGTACAAATACTCTTTTCTAGGATGCCATATTTCTCGCATCTAATAGGGCAGTCACAGAATACAAAATTACATTAAGAGAAGTGAATTGTTACTTGAGACATAAAAGCCTTCCAATAACATAAactatttacaaattaaatctcCGACAGTACAATAAACAAGTTACCCATTGAGACAGCTCTCCTAGGATCACTGCTACTTGAAGAGCCTATCAGTACATGGGCAACCGTGGTCCCTGGCATTTGGTCTCCCCTGTGTGATGGTGTACTTAAAATCCATGATTCCTTACAGTCATGTTGACCTGCATGATGGTATAATTGGCCACCATGGTGTGGCAGCTATAGTTTTATGGTCTCCTGGCAGTTATGCTAAATCACTATGGTCTTTTTGCAGTTACAATGACATGTTTGGTGGTGTATTTGGTCACTATATCTCCTTGAAGTTACAATGACACACTTGGTGGTATACTCGGGCAGTATGATCTGCTTTATGTTTACCTGCCCTAAGTGATGGTGTGTTTGGTCTCCTTGCAGTTTTATGGACCAGTGTGATGTCGTGCTTTGTCTATATAAATGATCTCCTTCAGTTAAACTGACCTGTGTGATGGTGTACCTGGCCACTATGGTCTCCTTGCCAGAGGACTCGTTGTAAGACCCGGAGTCATGCGTGCCGGGCAGGAAGATGTCCTGAAGCTTTAGCGAGGAAATTGTTTCGTTCATCTCTGCCATCCATGTGGGTCGGGTCCTGCAGTCACGTCACCACATTGACGCTAAACATGTAGTTGTCAGACATCGCCTCAGATGGCCAAAGTGACTGTCATAATCAAATGCTAGTATTCACTTTTAACATAACAAACCGAGccttttattgaaataattttcgtAATGAAAATATAACTGTAAAATTGTCAAAAAAACTGTTGCGTTAATTGTGACTTGATAGGTTTATGTAAAATgataaaatcatcaaaatcatttgtttactaatttaaattttaattgata is part of the Bacillus rossius redtenbacheri isolate Brsri chromosome 8, Brsri_v3, whole genome shotgun sequence genome and harbors:
- the LOC134535221 gene encoding PI-PLC X domain-containing protein 1-like, which encodes MKVLPVLLAALGCSLVASAAVVARSGEQAVDEGDAWCGRLQVGLAVSPLLEDGRSRRLELWWDGARPRAGDWVGLFGADPAASGGLLAGPLFAVSAGARGSGWVTSEVRQPDLPASSGLATSGPQCLGAWVAYVAADNRSVLASSCLRTRPTWMAEMNETISSLKLQDIFLPGTHDSGSYNESSGKETIVARYTITQEEDILAQLIYGIRYLDVRVAYYPYLKPQWWVNHGLFRIHPLQQLVDHVKRFVLATNEIVIFDVHEFPVGFGSNLTVHALLEGYLQDQLGSLAAPKALSWRSTLGEVWGSGRRLIVSYNQQRLVDGSTWLWPAVAQQWGNVDTLDKLHDYLAFVMNKQFHNIAWAAMAELTPSAGQVIFDTLGGLRKMADSVNRNVTVWYKGSWGKTVNIVAVDFFRGTGIVDAAIRWNERRGSNAGCPTLGATSNS